GCCTAATTGATGTTAACTACTATTTACACCTGTGAGGTTATTATACAGCGTATTAAACTGTTGAAGTTGTTCAGCAGGATCGTAGTTTCTCTCTtcgtaaattaaattatttccaaGCTCCTCATTTATGTAACCATGTGGTTTTGGCATTCCAGGAAAATCATTTAAACTCTTTCTACTGCGTTGGAGAagtttttcaatttcaatcaacgtCAGATTGAGAATTTCTTCATTTGTTAGGCGCAGATCTGTTAaatgaacaaaaataaataaatcgctGGTAAATATTGGAATAGCATAGTAATATTATGTGTACTTAATTACTGTGATCATATTTTTGTAATATACCTCTGTTGTTTGCAATCCTTTGCTGAGAATACAGAATTCCATCAGATAACAGATGTTGAGTTTTACTCCATACATGCTTTGGCCTATTAATGCTACTTGACAATAACATGTGAACAAAAAGTAATCTCAAATAATGTCCAGAACCCCAATGAAATGCTTCTGTTATTGCAGCTATGAATTCTCGATCATCCCCAATAAATCCCATAGCAAAACATGCATCACGGAAAGTATCGTACCTAACATTGTTTACTGTCTTTATTTCATCGTAGCTTTTCGGCCCTTTCACATGTGTTAGCATCATCCTTAGATAGTACAACTCCCCGGTAGTTGGAGGAACCCAAATTAGTCTTCCAATTGTGTATCCCTTTTGTCTGGGTTTCCACTCTCTTTTTTTCTTAACGTATACaaactttgaaacaaaattgCTATACGTTAGTTGGCGCGCTTCGTCGTATTTCTTGTTTGCTTCAAACCATGAAGTGAACATCGACTCAGTAACGCTCGGTTTATCAAGGACTTTGGTAATGGGACTGACATCAGTATAAAAAACAGAATTTTGTCCCTCCCCATGAAAGTGAAGTCTTTCTACAGCTGGTTTTCTTCCATGAATGGAAAAACCATAAATTCTCCAAGCAGCTTCACTTGGAGAAACGTACCTACAGTCAATATACTGCTTTATTTCATCGACGGTTTCGTGTTGCGAAACAGATCCATCTTCATTCATGACAATTGCAGCAGTTATTCTGTCGTATCCTTTGTTGAtgtatttaaacaaatatttgacGGATGTGCTTTGATTGCACCATTCCATATTAATATGAGCTCTGTACTTCAACAATAACTTTGCATTGTAAGGAACAACAAATCTGTTATCAATCTCAATTCCATTCTTAGAAACTGTGTGTCCGTTGTCCCTTCGTCTATACACCGGATATCCATCTTGATCAACGATCGTATCACGTCTGAAATCTTTAGGGAAGTATTTAGAACATTTTCCTTCCTTCATACACGTAGAATTACGAAAAGCATTTCCGCAAGGTCCGTGTATCATGTGAGATTTGACCAAGTTATATAACTCTTCGTCGGTGTCTTTGTTTGGTATTTCTGCTGATATGATACGATCAATGTCAGCGGGTGTTGGGTACTTGCTCGACGGATGAAGGAAAATTAATATGTGCGCATGGGGCAACCCTCTTTTTTGGAACTCAATTGTGTACATATCTACAAATATAAAATGAACATATTAGCCTATAACATTACATTAAAAATGAATAAGGAAGTTAAATTAATCAAACTTACAAATTACTTACACGCAAGAACCTTTCCCATGATACTCTTTTTAGTCAAATCGGACAGTAACGAATCAAATTTCAATTTGAAGATTCTTGTTATGAGATCCGGACGATCAGACGCTTTCAGATTTGTAGAACTTAATACGCGCTGTATTTCTGGCCAATTGGGATTACATGTGAATGTAATAAACAAATCAGGAAATCCAACATAACTACAAATTGCCATGCCATCGAAATATAACTGATCCATAAATCTACGGCTTCCAACATACGACGAAGGTAGGACAACTCTTTTCCCTGTAGCTGCACCACGTGTATGTCCATTTGTCCTAGCATCTGCAAGATGATCATACTTCCCTACTCGTAGTTTTGACTGATTCTTTCTTAACCATCGAAGTCTCTCGGATTCCATCATTGTAAAACCATCTACCAAAAACTGTTGAAATAACCTCCTTGACCTGAGAATTGTCTGTGCCTCGTTTTTTCTTGACTGAATCCTAAAGGCGAACCACTCTCTGATTGTAAGTCTGTTTCTCTTGGTTGCATCCTCCCATGGAACATCGTCAATTTCCGATACCGTGGTCGTTGTTTCTGCATTACGGACCGCTGTAGATCCTTTATTGCGGTGCCGTATGTTTGGTCTGTAACCATCTTCGCCGTAAGGGAAAAGTAAAGGATATTGAAAACCCAAATAAGAAGTGTGATATTCATCTATTCTCTGAAGTTGGCCACATTGTTTTTGCATTATAATATCCCTTTTTTCGGCAGTATCAACATCACCAACAAtgagagcagcaacttctgaaactGTTGGTTGATTATATATTCTTCCATCATTTTGACGATCAGAAATGAGACGGAGTTTTAGATCTGCAACATTTCCTTGAGAAAGTATGTCCCTTGCCATCTTGAATGACTGAGCATGAACATTATGTTCATATAACATTGAAGACAACTTTTCAACTATATTAATATCAACTCCGTCCCTTTTTCTGCAAAACATCCAACATATAGAGTTCAGAATGTTGAGAATTGCAACAACAAAATAATATACAGTGTTGAAACAAAGATGTATAAAGTAAAAACCTGAAAATATCAAATCTATTCTGAACTTCATGTTCAGTATCGTATATATATAGTTGGGCAAAACGGGCCTTTTCACCTGGCAAAGGTAACATGCTGCCTATACGATGACATGTTTGACCTTGAATACGATAGTTAGGGGGACCTCTACCATTATTAAATCTGTTATCCATTTTAGCACCCGGAGAAGTAAATGCGAACATCATATTGTAAAGACGAATCTGTTGTTGGAATATTTTTGATTCACTTTCGTTTTGTTCAAACAACAGGCTCTGCAATACGGGTGGAGGTTGTCTCAACAAAGGTATTTGAACCTTTCCTTCTCCACAACACATTGAGAACTTAGGATTAGCAGAATGTCGAGACTTGTTTTTCCTCTCCATATACCACATATTTGCACCACATTGCTGACACTCACATGATGGGTCACCTAAATCGTAGTATTCTCCTAAACAAAAATGTACAGTTGTCAGGTAAAATAACATAATAGataatgattttttaaataaagaaacatatcaataaaataaaatacaacctGATCTTTGAACATCTACTTCTTCAATGTCAGTGTCAAAACCTACTTCATGCTCGTCGTTTGAATAGTTGGAAACTGAACTGCAGGCTACAGCAGCATATAATAATATGAGTTAGAaaatattatgttattatatttggttaagtgtAAGAACATTCAAAATCGGTTAATAATCCATCACAATAAAGATACTAACCATCTGAAGAATTACCGGAACCTTCATCCCCTTCACTGTCATCTTGGAAAAGTTCGTTGGTGCTGGAATCTGGATTAGGTGTATGGCTTGAAGATGCCGTCGCACCGCTCATAAACTGGTTATCAAATCTCCTTCTGAGGTTAACTCCTAAATTGTTAATGTTCTTTACAGAAACAACTCTTGGGCGTTTTTTTGCTAATGAACTTGGCAATGTATTCAATGTTGATACATTGTGAGTTTTCTGCTGTGTATTTCGATCAGTTATGGTGGAACTTGGAATATTTGGAGAAATAGAAGATAGTGGTAATCTGAAATGCGAAGATATAGTATCAGCAGGGGGTTGAGTTTGACATGCATTTTCTTTGTTCATTGCCGCCAATGCCTTGGCTCTCTTAGCTCGTAGAACACGAATTCTATGATGTCTAGCATCAAATTGCCTTTTTCTTCTGATAACATTCATGAAGTGATCATGCTCATCGCTTTGTTTCTTTTCCATGATTTCTTACTTTGAAGATACAATCATTCTGCAAAATATGGATGAATATGCAGGGAAGCATGAAATATATAGACAAAGACTCCCTCCAAACTATTTGTTTATGGAGGGAAATAGCTGAATATGAAAAGTTTATGTCATCTCCCTATTTTATGCAGTTAAAAATATTGTGACTTAATCATTAAATAAGCAAAAAATGAATGCACCAAGCAACCATAATTGCCTGAAGCGTGCACAAATAAGATGAGAATGTAGTGCAAGCTACTGTTCATATGTCAGGTAGGTATGATGGTTGACATGATGCTGGTGCAGTTTTCAAGAGCGACATTAAAAAATTTGTAAAACACATTTGGTGAGGTTATATTTAAATAATGCATGCAGTATTCAAATCAAGTTGCCAAAATTACATTGCCAAAATTTGTAAAACATTACAACCATAACATTGCCAAAATTATGGTTTAATGAAAAAATACTGTGCAAATCAAAGCGATtctgatatataatttattattcaaaaattaattttcacTTGCAGGTAAGAAGAAATATCATGTAGGATGGTTTACCATTAATTTGTTTCCAAATAATATGGATCGTTTGTATAATCGGACAACATATCACGCAATATTAAACACAAACAACAGTTAATATACTTAGCATTGTATAATCGggcaatatatcatgcaatattaaacacaaacaacataccatacACCATTGCTACAGAGAAATTATAAgaaaaccaaaatgataattGATATTTGATATCGTATGACAAAATGATAACTGATATTTAATCCATGGATCATAACTCGTGTATCTTGTACCAAAACATTAAAACAACTGTCAAGAAAATATCACAAAATAACAATAATGATGGAAATTAAAGTGGTTCTGGTGGAGTCTTCATGCATCCGATTCAATCTTAACTTTCTTTGCAGGCTTGGTTCCTGA
The Vicia villosa cultivar HV-30 ecotype Madison, WI linkage group LG6, Vvil1.0, whole genome shotgun sequence genome window above contains:
- the LOC131615103 gene encoding uncharacterized protein LOC131615103; the encoded protein is MEKKQSDEHDHFMNVIRRKRQFDARHHRIRVLRAKRAKALAAMNKENACQTQPPADTISSHFRLPLSSISPNIPSSTITDRNTQQKTHNVSTLNTLPSSLAKKRPRVVSVKNINNLGVNLRRRFDNQFMSGATASSSHTPNPDSSTNELFQDDSEGDEGSGNSSDACSSVSNYSNDEHEVGFDTDIEEVDVQRSGEYYDLGDPSCECQQCGANMWYMERKNKSRHSANPKFSMCCGEGKVQIPLLRQPPPVLQSLLFEQNESESKIFQQQIRLYNMMFAFTSPGAKMDNRFNNGRGPPNYRIQGQTCHRIGSMLPLPGEKARFAQLYIYDTEHEVQNRFDIFRKRDGVDINIVEKLSSMLYEHNVHAQSFKMARDILSQGNVADLKLRLISDRQNDGRIYNQPTVSEVAALIVGDVDTAEKRDIIMQKQCGQLQRIDEYHTSYLGFQYPLLFPYGEDGYRPNIRHRNKGSTADATKRNRLTIREWFAFRIQSRKNEAQTILRSRRLFQQFLVDGFTMMESERLRWLRKNQSKLRVGKYDHLADARTNGHTRGAATGKRVVLPSSYVGSRRFMDQLYFDGMAICSYVGFPDLFITFTCNPNWPEIQRVLSSTNLKASDRPDLITRIFKLKFDSLLSDLTKKSIMGKVLAYMYTIEFQKRGLPHAHILIFLHPSSKYPTPADIDRIISAEIPNKDTDEELYNLVKSHMIHGPCGNAFRNSTCMKEGKCSKYFPKDFRRDTIVDQDGYPVYRRRDNGHTVSKNGIEIDNRFVVPYNAKLLLKYRAHINMEWCNQSTSVKYLFKYINKGYDRITAAIVMNEDGSVSQHETVDEIKQYIDCRYVSPSEAAWRIYGFSIHGRKPAVERLHFHGEGQNSVFYTDVSPITKVLDKPSVTESMFTSWFEANKKYDEARQLTYSNFVSKFVYVKKKREWKPRQKGYTIGRLIWVPPTTGELYYLRMMLTHVKGPKSYDEIKTVNNVRYDTFRDACFAMGFIGDDREFIAAITEAFHWGSGHYLRLLFVHMLLSSSINRPKHVWSKTQHLLSDGILYSQQRIANNRDLRLTNEEILNLTLIEIEKLLQRSRKSLNDFPGMPKPHGYINEELGNNLIYEERNYDPAEQLQQFNTLYNNLTDEQRDVFKQILTAVDTQNGGVFFLYGYGGTGKTYMWRTLASYIRSRRQICLTVASSGIASLLLPGGRTAHSKFKIPIPTLESSTCDINKGSDRGNMLKLSKLIIWDEAPMCHKFCFEALDKTLRDIMGGTRSSDKIFGGKVIVFGGDFRQILPVIPRGSRSDIIHATINSSYIWDHCKVLKLTKNMRLQQSGTTISASELERFSNWILKVGDGKLAEPNDGYADIDIPADILISNFDDPLRAIFENTYPNFEAKFNNVAFLQSRAILAGTIETVDEINHYVLDNLPGDEKEYLSSDSVDTHDGDGNECFDVLTPEFLNGLRTSGLPNHRIRLKVNTPIMLLRNIDQAEGLCNGTRLIVTRLADHVIEAKIISGKNIGGIIYIARMDITPTQTPWPFRMTRRQFPITVCYAMTINKSQGQSLDHVGIYLPRSVFSHGQLYVAVSRVKSRKGLKILIHDKEKLPLTTTTNVVFKEVFENV